A region from the Anomaloglossus baeobatrachus isolate aAnoBae1 chromosome 11, aAnoBae1.hap1, whole genome shotgun sequence genome encodes:
- the LOC142255953 gene encoding E3 SUMO-protein ligase ZBED1-like encodes MQAAEEACAQLEDELLFCEDCRLYFRDSCPQHGAPTFILDTPVPENVPSRALLSLPEGLVVKERSQGGFGVWCTIPIIPRGCIFGPYEGDIIVDRSDCTVYSWAIRENGSYFYIDASDDSKSSWMRYVACASTEEEHNLTVFQYQGKIYYRACQPIPSGTELMVWIAEEYARTLGLKLGEHFKYEFGEKELLMKLFQDLQLKTLESLPNRISTRSQYACNDMVTPLIQSHKQNYPINNIGHSSSGFQLLEGTQNLVSLGRAQSRYWTFFGFQGDAYGRIMDKTKIICKLCGVRLSYSGNTTNLRQHLIYKHRREYNELVGTQGAVVEPQKNIDSVSPRELPSRAVVTPTIGRTTKAVADFIVRDLMPVEIIEGEGFVQMLSILDPNYKLPAASFLAHTILQEMHLQAKMKVVELVKNLQDCSVSLDLWKHSGSLSYLTLTIHYVNEAFESKNVVLTSRVVSEDLSEESLKSVLQDVAEEWGIRENTFFAVGLSSPSVKIAASKVGWKSLPCVGQVLKNCIEAILQHHTIQTTLDRFRRLIATIFSSAAQNEELTTHGPVLKVHLKMFLRDGTKWYSIYTLLQSIVDHTKFFKSLIETLNEDGISLQPEDWSILQDVVDILKPLSIATSTFTKDQFAGLSLVKPVITSLLYKHLAPNEWDSEFSKNIKKAIHEELSFKYSNPEVNQVLNLTCALDPRFRGLDFLSQPDRVETLHLLKLEASSLAKIITTEPICVTPEPQNSRPPSKKAKQDSGIEFLLGDLCNVRNFSVSTVNQQAEQEISSFQTSEASSLCQDPLQWWKMHHTQYPLLARAARKLLAIPATSVPTNWLFTDAGLAVYRKRSALTAEHVDMLVFLNGNRLYL; translated from the exons ATGCAGGCGGCGGAGGAGGCCTGTGCCCAGCTGGAAGACGAGCTGCTGT TTTGTGAAGATTGCCGCTTGTACTTCAGAGACTCCTGCCCACAACACGGAGCACCAACCTTTATCTTGGACACGCCGGTTCCAGAAAATGTACCGTCTCGTGCTTTACTTTCTCTACCAGAAGGACTGGTGGTCAAGGAAAGATCTCAAGGAGGCTTCGGTGTCTGGTGCACAATTCCCATCATTCCCCGTGGTTGCATTTTTGGTCCATACGAAGGCGACATTATAGTGGATAGGAGCGATTGTACGGTCTACTCATGGGCG ATTAGAGAAAACGGATCCTATTTTTATATTGATGCCAGCGATGACTCCAAAAGCAGCTGGATGAG GTACGTGGCATGTGCGTCCACGGAAGAGGAGCACAACCTGACCGTGTTTCAGTACCAGGGGAAGATCTACTACCGGGCGTGCCAGCCTATTCCTTCAGGCACAGAACTGATGGTGTGGATCGCGGAGGAGTACGCCAGGACCCTGGGTCTCAAATTAG GTGAGCATTTTAAATACGAGTTTGGCGAAAAGGAACTCCTGATGAAGCTTTTTCAAGACTTGCAATTAAAGACCCTCGAATCTTTACCAAATCGCATATCCACCCGAAGTCAGTACGCATGCAACGACATGGTCACCCCTTTAATACAGTCCCACAAACAGAATTACCCAATAAACAATATCGGCCATTCTTCATCTGGCTTCCAGCTTCTTGAGGGAACTCAGAACTTGGTAAGTCTTGGTCGAGCCCAGAGCCGATATTGGACATTTTTCGGCTTTCAAGGCGATGCCTACGGACGAATTATGGATAAGACGAAGATTATATGCAAATTGTGTGGCGTCAGACTTTCGTACAGCGGGAACACCACTAATTTGAGGCAGCATCTTATATATAAGCATAGGCGGGAGTACAATGAATTAGTGGGGACCCAGGGAGCAGTGGTGGAGCCACAGAAGAATATTGACTCTGTTTCTCCTCGTGAGCTGCCATCTAGAGCTGTCGTGACCCCCACGATCGGTAGAACGACCAAAGCTGTGGCGGATTTTATTGTCCGTGACCTTATGCCGGTTGAAATAATCGAAGGAGAAGGCTTTGTGCAAATGCTGTCCATTTTGGATCCCAATTACAAGTTACCAGCAGCGTCGTTCTTGGCTCATACGATCCTGCAGGAGATGCACCTTCAAGCCAAGATGAAGGTGGTGGAACTGGTGAAAAATCTCCAAGATTGCTCCGTCAGTCTTGACCTGTGGAAACATAGCGGCTCACTCTCCTACCTCACGCTCACCATCCATTACGTCAACGAAGCTTTTGAATCCAAGAATGTGGTGCTAACAAGTCGGGTTGTTTCCGAAGACCTCTCCGAAGAAAGCCTGAAATCGGTTCTTCAAGATGTCGCGGAGGAATGGGGAATACGGGAGAACACATTCTTTGCAGTGGGACTTAGCAGTCCTTCCGTTAAAATAGCAGCTTCCAAGGTGGGCTGGAAGTCCTTGCCGTGCGTTGGGCAGGTGTTGAAGAACTGCATCGAAGCTATTCTCCAGCACCACACCATCCAGACCACGTTGGATCGGTTCCGACGACTGATAGCCACTATTTTCTCATCGGCAGCTCAAAATGAAGAGTTGACCACCCACGGGCCGGTTTTGAAGGTCCATTTAAAAATGTTCCTGCGGGATGGTACAAAGTGGTATAGCATCTACACCTTGTTGCAGAGCATAGTGGACCATACCAAGTTTTTTAAAAGCCTAATCGAGACCTTGAACGAAGATGGGATTTCTCTGCAGCCAGAAGACTGGTCAATACTCCAAGATGTCGTAGACATCCTTAAACCCTTATCCATCGCTACCTCAACCTTTACCAAAGATCAATTTGCCGGTTTGTCACTGGTGAAGCCGGTGATCACCagcttgttgtataaacacttggcACCTAACGAGTGGGACTCTGAATTTTCCAAGAACATCAAAAAGGCCATACACGAAGAGCTGAGTTTTAAATATTCAAATCCCGAAGTCAATCAGGTTCTCAACTTGACTTGTGCCTTGGACCCTCGTTTCCGCGGCCTTGATTTCCTCAGTCAACCAGACCGGGTGGAGACCCTTCATTTGTTGAAGCTCGAGGCTTCCAGCCTGGCAAAAATAATCACAACCGAACCAATCTGTGTTACACCAGAACCTCAAAACTCAAGGCCACCATCCAAAAAAGCCAAGCAGGACTCTGGCATCGAATTTCTGTTGGGAGACTTGTGTAACGTAAGAAATTTTTCAGTTAGCACGGTCAACCAGCAGGCCGAGCAGGAGATAAGTAGCTTCCAGACGAGTGAGGCGTCTTCTTTATGCCAGGACCCGTTACAGTGGTGGAAGATGCATCACACCCAATACCCACTCTTGGCACGGGCAGCCCGTAAACTTCTGGCTATCCCCGCCACTTCTGTGCCCACAAACTGGTTGTTCACAGATGCCGGTCTGGCGGTGTACCGGAAACGTTCTGCCCTTACCGCCGAACACGTCGACATGCTGGTCTTTCTCAACGGCAATAGGTTATATCTTTGA